The genomic segment CCCGCCTTGCTAGCAGACAGTGTGCTGGGGTTGGATTATAAGTTAGCGCGGTCAGTCAGTCCAGTGAAAAAACCAGAGCAACAAGTGAGCTTTCTGTTTCTTGGTGGCCGTCTTGGGGCGCTGGTGCTGCCTGCTgcaccctctcaccccccctcatgCTGTACCTGGCCCACCCACCTGCTGCTCctgcctcacccacccacccacccacctgctgcacctgcctcacacctgctGAACCTGCCCCACCCACCTGCTGCACCCTCTCACCCCCTGatgctgcactccacccacccaccccacccacctgcctcacccacccacctgctgaacctgccccacccacccacccacccacctgctgcaCCTTCTCACCCCCTGATGCtgcaccccacccacccacctgctgcacctgcctCACCCACCTGCTGCACCCACTCACCCCCCTGATGCGTGACCtgatccacccacccacccacctgctgcaacccccccccccccaccctgtccACCCACCTTCGGTTGTATATTATATACACTAAGAGCCATACTCTCTTAGTGCTCTCACCCAATTGTTCTCACTGGGGTTGAGAGTCAGCCACTGGGCCCCGCCTCTCTACTTTACCTACGCCTCCTAAATATAGAAAAATGGGCATTATTTCCTTCAAACTTTGTTTTGACCTTTGGCTGACAGCTGAGGGAATGGTCTTGAGGAGGTTGGCGAGTAATGAAAGACTGCGTCACAGCTCTAGATAAGGAGTCGTCAGCCTTCAGGACCCTTTAAGACGTCTTCCTTAAAGCTTTCTGAGGCAAAGGTCAAAGTCGATGTTTGAGGGAAATAGCAGCCATTTTCTGAACCTTGGAGGCGTCGTTAGTAGTCGTTAGGAAACTACACTTAATCCGGCACGACCCAAGAAAATGAATTGTGTTATATTGCATTATACATTTGTAGACTGCCTCCACTACTTCCTCCCCTACTGCCTCCACTACTTCCTCCCCTACTGCCTCCACTACTTCCTCCCCTACTGCCTCCACTACTTCCTCCCCTACTGCCTCCACTACTTCCTCCCCTACTGCCTCCACTACTTCCTCCCCTACTGCCTCCACTACTTCCTCCCCTACTGCCTCCACTACTTCCTCCCCTACTGCCTCCACTACTTCCTCCCCTACTGCCTCCACTACTTCCTCCCCTACTGCCTCCACTACTTCCTCCCCTACTGCCTCCACTACTTCCTCCCCTACTGCCTCCACTACTTCCTCCCCTACTGCCTCCACTACTTCCTCCCCTACTGCCTCCACTACTTCCTCCCCTACTGCCTCCACTACTTCCTCCCCTACTGCCTCCACTACTTCCTCCCCTACTGCCTCCACTACTTCCTCCCCTACTGCCTCCACTACTTCCTCCCCTACTGCCTCCACTACTTCCTCCCCTACTGCCTCCACTACTTCCTCCCCTACTGCCTCCACTACTTCCTCCCCTACTGCCTCCACTACTTCGCTCTGACACTGAGACAATATATAATCTAATCTTGAGGAAATCATGTCTCCTGTGTAGTTTCAGTGCACAAAAGTAAGAGTGGTTCATGGTCAGTAACTAAAGACCGGCGTCACTGCTTTCAAACACCTGCAAAATTCTTGAGAAAATAAACTCTCTACAAatgtcaacatttttttttttaccatattgGGTTACTACGTGGCTCATGACATGTCCAGGAAAGGTCGTCCTGCTCCTGATCTTTTGCAAACCTGTCCATTGGATGACTCCAGGATCAACTATACTGTTGTGGTGAGCGTTGCAGGGGCCTCTGAAGGAGTATGGCACCTTGGATTAGAAAGTATCAAGTACCAGGAATCTCAGGCTCCAATTCGACGTCTCCAATGGAGCTTACTCCCAAAGGCACTCAATGTTATGCTGATGACTGAACTCTAACTTATACATGTATAAAAAGAAGAAGTACCAACTGTTACAAGAGTCATTAATCAGTACTTGCAGCAATGTCTACAAGGGGCAGTCAATGGCAGGTGACATTTGTGAGTGAGACAGCAGAGGCGATGATGATAAGAAGCCACCACGATATTACAACTGGGACAAGcctatttatttacttatatacaaGAAGACCCATTGGGGTCCAGACTCTGCCCTCAGACAGGGCCGTCAGAGTACAGAACactggtgttcttacattcttgcaaagtcactaacacgcacagcgtttcgggcagtatacAAATAAGTGACAGAAACCTGGCATTAAGTGATTCAGTTCACATCTTGGGGATAAAGTTGAActcttgagtgagcaaccaaagtGTTGAGCACATCAAGTAAGGCAGCCATGACACTCCCAGACCGGCTTAAGGCACACCTCCGACCTCCTCAGCGCCAGGGCTCCAAAACTTTGTATGAAACACAAGTTTCTACTTGTATTGGTAGGCAGAAACAGCCTCGcatcttgcagggtcggcgttcaatccccaatggtgcaagtggttgggcagcgttCCTTCACCTCGCCTCATATCCTTCCCACGTGTTATATAGTCATGCTGGATTAGGGGGCGTATTAATGGGGGTAAttaatggtggggaagggggtatTTATTATTGATTGAGGGGGCGTATTACGCTATTTTGAAATGTTTAATATCTACCAAActtttttactagttgtatataagaCGGGCTGCAACTGTTTTACGCTTCAGTATCGCAGGACGTATTTTTGTTTATTTGGTTTTCTGAACCTTCATTCCTCGGCTGACTTACATTTGGGAAAGGTTCCCTCAACACATAAATACGGATGAGGTCAAGTAAACGGACCATATGAAGCCTGACATCTGGTATCAAGGCGCTCTCAGAACAAGACTGATTAATGTGTTTCGATAGAGATGCAGGACAAGGGAGATATATAATGGTTTCAAGAACAGTTTGGAGGTACAGGGATGAGAGTGGGTGGATTATAATGGGTGCTCCCTGTGTTATATCATGTGCAGGACACAAGATCAGGCTACGTACATGACGGAGAGTCAAGTATTCGAGGACTGAGCTTACTATaatattgtttatatttttgtgcaGTAGGGCTaatttgggcagcatcactcatcttgtgagtggacacaccgccatagcagcatgtacaacactccccaataggaagaaaacccgctgggttgttcatgctgtcacttgtacccagacgtagCTGGAACCACTGCATTTAGAGTGGAATTTTGTTTTACTATTACTTACTATTTTGTTATTAACTGCATTTATGGAGTTACCTTAGACTGTTGGCAatggtacagagtgtgtcaagagtcAGGTGTCCCCTCCCTGGCAGGATGCTTAgtcagtcaggtgtgtgtgttgagcaACCTTCACTGGCAAACTTTGGATGCATTACGAGGACCTCCTCAAGAACACGGGTGTGTGGATAAGGTAATTTTAACACTCCCGTCACCTCATGCTGACGGGTGTAATAATTACCTaactgtagttacaggatgagagctactctcatCGTGTCCCGTCTTCctttctttgtcgtataacgctttgaaactactgatggtcttggcctccttCTAACTTGGCTTGTTCcacccgtctaccactctgtttgcaaagtgtgtgagtgtgaaagtGAGTGAGTGGATGAGTGGCGTTATCTTGGCCAGCGAGAAGCATCAGGTGACAGGGGCCACTGTCTCTAGTACTGTCACTGGacaccaaccctcccacaccCGCCAGCCACCAACCCTCCCACACCCGCCAGCCTCCAACCCTCCCACACCCGCCAGCCACCAACCCTCCCACACCCGCCAGCCACCAACCCTCCCACACCCGCCAGCCTCCAACCCTCCCACACCCGCCAGCCTCCAACCCTCCCACACCCGCCAGCCTCCAACCCTCCCACACCCGCCAGCCACCAATCCTCCCACACCCGCCAGCCACCAACCCTCCCACACCCGCCAGCCTCCAACCCTCCCACACCCGCCAGCCTCCAACCCTCCCACACCCGCCAGCCTCCAACCCTCCCACACCCGCCAGCCACCAACCCTCCCACACCCGCCGGCCTCcaaccctcccacacccaccagccaccaaccCTCCCACACGCGCTAGCCACCAACCCTCCCACACCCGCCGGCCTCCAACCCTCCCACACCCGCCAGCCTCCAACCCTCccacacccgccacccaccaacccTCCCACACCCGCCGGCCTCCAACCCTCCCACACCCGCCAGCCTCCAACCCTCCCACACCCGCCAGCCTCCAACCCTCCCACATCCGCCAGCCACcaaccctcccacacccaccagccaccaaccCTCCCACACCCGCCAGCCTCCAACCCTCCCACACCCGCCAGCCTCCAACCCTCCCACACCCGCCAGCCTCCAACCCTCCCACACCCGCCAGCCTCCAACCCTCCCACACCCGCCAGCCTCCAACCCTCCCACATCCGCCACCCACTAACCCTCCCACACCCGCCAGCCTCCAACCCTCCCACACCCGCCGGCCTCCAACCCTCCCACACCCGCCGGCCTCCAACCCTCCCACACCCGCCAGCCTCCAACCCTCCCACACCCGCCAGCCACCAACCCTCCCACACCCGCCAGCCTCCAACCCTCCCACATCCGCcagccaccaccccacacccaccagccaccaaccCTCCCACACCCGCCGGCCTCCAAccctcccacacccacaacagTCTGAGTGCTCTGCCAGACCATCCACAGATCAGGAGAGAAACAGACTCATGACCGGTACAGATTATAGAAATGTAAATTGCAACAAGAGAAATAGTGTTGCACAGTGGTTAGCGCAGTCAGGCCACAGCAgaaaggtcccgggttcaataCCCGAGGTAAGTCGAACAGAAGCGTTTCGGCAACGTTACTTGGAAGGTCAGAAATCCCTCctgtgattttatatatatatatatatatatatatatatatatatatatatatatatatatatatatatatatatatatatatatatcaacaggaAAGGTATAAACAGCAGAAccaaggcatccaaaatcagagcaacagtcaacaagaaaatagaagaaggcaacacaataggggcgatcagagtcatcaccagtgaagacacagttgccaccagggatgccgatacagcacaagccctgagggaaaaacacccacccagagctcctcgtgacgacagtgttcccctagtcggtgtcaccagagcagaacccctgtgtgtgctcgaatccatggtgcataaagtagctttatccttcccaccaggatcagcaggtgggttcacaggactaagacccaaccacatcaaacaaatgctcaaccctgcactgggagacattgcacagggcctcctggtggaactaactagattcgccaacacatgtctagctggcaacataccagagaccatacggcctctcttttttggcgctaccctctgtgccctgaggaaaaaagatggaggaatcagaccgatagctgtgggcaattcactccggcgtctcgtcgctaaggctgctgctagagcagttagtcaggcagcagccgatatgctgaagccaaaacagcttgggtttggcattccccaagggtgtgaggcagcggctcatgcagctagagcctacattgccaacattacgaatgaaaaagtcctgataaagctggacttcaaagatgctttcaatctggttagaagggatgcagtactcagtgcggttcatcgcctttttccttccctctacccgtttgtaaactcatgctacaacaagaatctaactctgctttttggggaacatgaaatcgaatcacaagaaggtgtccaacagggtgaccctcttgctccttttcttttctgcctagtcatcaaggaagtcactgataacctgtccagtgagctcaatatttggtttctggacgatggtactctagccggctccccagcctcactcttggacgacataagaataattcaggagcaaggagcaagcctaggcctcaccctgaactcttccaagtgcgaaataacctccaccaaccagcacataatagagaaaataaaggttgttttgcctgacattcatacaaccaactctgaggacagcacactcctaggtgctcctcttggaaggaatgccatcgatggggtccttggtaagaagatcactgacctgaagaggatgaacgagaggattgaagacatcgatgctcatgatgcactttacctcatcaccagatgcttgtccctccccaggctgacctactttctaagatgttcgccatcttttaacaatattaaattagaagagtacgacagcttgctgaaatcaacactagaaaaagccctcaatctttccctcagcaactcacagtggaaacaggcctcccttcctgtcagactcgggggccttggcgtgtgcacagcaacacaaattgctataccagcgttcctgtcctcttcagtggtgtctgacaacttggtgaaggaaatcctacctgagcacctagttcaacaggctggggtacatgatcccagcttcacagactgcacaaccaaatgggtctctcttgcaggaccagcaccccaaccaccgccttctgaagcccataagcaatccagctgggatcgccccattgccgaccaagaagctgcgactttgctagaagctgcgacaacaccacatgacactgcccgacttagaactgtagcagctccccatgcaggtgatttcctattagcaaccccaatgtcagcaaccggcacctgtctcacaccgcaggccctacgaattgccgtggctctccgcctcgctgccccaatccacaccatgaatacaggtgtatttgcggcgaggcagaagcCGACAGGTACGGATGGCATGGTCTTCTCTGCCatgggacaggaggatggcatgcaagacacggcaaggtcaatgacattattaacagccggttgtccagcagagagagccccgttacctaatgtcccacaactctgatgagcctgtcggtcgcccagacggaatcacggtgaacccctggaagaatggtaaacagttggtgcgggactacacttgcgtttcaactttagccaatacctatgttgacttcaatgctacacaagcaggaggagctgccaatcaccgggaagcggcaaaGTCACGtatatacagagaccttgagcaccactacaattttgtccccattgcctcagagacacttgctgcctggggtaaaaatgctgctagctttttgaaggagttggggtctaagctaatcgaaacaactagagaccctagagctgccagttttctttatatactatatatatatatatatatatatatatatatatatatatatatatatatatatatatatatatatatatatatatatatatatatatatatatagtcccccatttatcccctatgtatccccccccttgtttttacctttattgtacttgtcttatcacctgaccccatACGGGTATAAATCAATGAGTtttgtaatttcttttcacttgagaatgaaccatggaggttcgaaacgttgtgcaacttGTATAAatcagtgtaatacattctatagtaattcacttttttcttcaccttgaaataacgaaaatgagttttggagaactcctttttcagctaagccctgatgctaggaaaatagttagagggatagaagccctaaatcagaagatagtaaatacataatacatacatacacacacatatatatatatatatatatatatatatatatatatatatatatatatatatatatatatatatatatatatatatatatatatatatatatatattgttaaatatgaccgaaaaagtaagattaataattctaacacgaattttctcaatatttcttatgtttctttttactgtcgatggtaattgaaaaatcaattctccaaaattcattttttatttctagtctgatgcgacacttgaacgtgtttcgtaataacgtattacattttcaaaaactttagtttacacacacacaactataacctgcaagcaCTATACTGAGTTTTACTATGCtaacatttaaacagcttttgtctgatatactcgcatttgggtgaggtgatatgttacaacagttttggatgaagtgaacaaaacttttaacacaagacagaacacggtgcaatgggtataaattggataagtgaaagggaagaatggaagtaactgcaaagggcctattggcccatatttcctcttgatgcttctatattagtacggagtcttgaagtgggtagaatatagttgtgcattaattggctgttgattgctggtgttgacttcttgatgtgtagtg from the Procambarus clarkii isolate CNS0578487 chromosome 10, FALCON_Pclarkii_2.0, whole genome shotgun sequence genome contains:
- the LOC138363308 gene encoding germ cell nuclear acidic protein-like, whose amino-acid sequence is MISSRLDYILSQCQSEVVEAVGEEVVEAVGEEVVEAVGEEVVEAVGEEVVEAVGEEVVEAVGEEVVEAVGEEVVEAVGEEVVEAVGEEVVEAVGEEVVEAVGEEVVEAVGEEVVEAVGEEVVEAVGEEVVEAVGEEVVEAVGEEVVEAVGEEVVEAVGEEVVEAVGEEVVEAVGEEVVEAVGEEVVEAVGEEVVEAVYKCIMQYNTIHFLGSCRIKCSFLTTTNDASKVQKMAAISLKHRL